One genomic segment of Stigmatopora argus isolate UIUO_Sarg chromosome 3, RoL_Sarg_1.0, whole genome shotgun sequence includes these proteins:
- the c2cd4a gene encoding C2 calcium-dependent domain-containing protein 4A has protein sequence MWAVEKIRASMESSILPMSTADFNFKIGEIMFGEKSDKDKKISLFPNVITPDNIPEFCIPPTIPALQELKNAEHLRTLRSAKMSLCEKSEVDVVHHEPLNPHIIQVESVDEGPYDGFSDEETTNADPRSQAALSLPHMAKAQTCYGFCTLLESPHTRRKESLFHEPGSSPLLLPRSRSATCSIVTSPTLSSPSSFSLNALTSRLGTRGHSFNWQGAQDSDTTSSTESSPFNSPLLTRCATKSSLFKALSHELLLSRNMRKAMVSRNNSLSTDEGSSTDNSPNVMRRASEDLAEGLPRCYGLAPPTIFPTDLTLHKERALKEKMVPIGKDGSLRLSAEYCSENQRLRVRLISAEGLYPLSVDPKIINCSVSISLAPGKIQKQRSTVIRKSRNPIFNEDFFFDGVSEEDINVRSLRFKLVNKMSTLKRDYLLGSCDLPLSTIITLVH, from the coding sequence ATGTGGGCAGTGGAGAAGATCCGTGCGTCAATGGAAAGCTCCATCCTGCCCATGTCAACAGCAGATTTCAACTTCAAGATCGGTGAAATCATGTTTGGGGAAAAGTcagacaaagacaaaaagatTTCTCTCTTCCCTAACGTCATAACCCCTGACAACATCCCCGAGTTCTGCATTCCGCCAACTATTCCGGCCCTGCAGGAGCTAAAGAATGCCGAACACCTACGAACTCTTCGTTCTGCCAAAATGAGCCTTTGCGAAAAGTCTGAGGTGGATGTGGTGCACCATGAACCTCTGAACCCTCACATTATCCAGGTGGAAAGTGTGGACGAAGGACCTTATGATGGCTTTAGTGATGAAGAAACAACAAACGCAGACCCCCGAAGCCAGGCTGCCTTGTCTCTCCCCCATATGGCCAAAGCTCAGACCTGCTATGGCTTTTGCACCTTACTGGAGAGCCCACACACCAGAAGGAAAGAGTCTCTCTTCCACGAACCAGGCTCCTCTCCCCTCTTGCTCCCCAGGAGCCGATCCGCCACTTGCTCTATAGTCACCTCCCCTACACTGTCTTCACCTTCCTCCTTTAGCCTAAACGCTCTGACCTCCAGACTTGGCACGAGAGGACACAGTTTCAACTGGCAGGGTGCCCAGGACAGTGATACCACATCCTCGACCGAGTCGTCGCCCTTCAATTCGCCCCTTCTGACCCGATGCGCCACCAAGTCGTCCCTCTTCAAGGCACTGAGTCACGAACTTCTGCTATCACGGAACATGAGGAAGGCCATGGTGTCCAGGAATAATTCCTTGTCCACAGATGAAGGCAGCTCGACTGATAATAGTCCCAATGTGATGAGGAGGGCGTCCGAGGACTTGGCAGAAGGCCTCCCCAGATGCTATGGCCTGGCACCCCCAACTATCTTCCCTACGGACTTGACGCTGCATAAGGAGCGGGCATTGAAGGAAAAAATGGTTCCGATAGGGAAAGATGGCAGCCTGAGACTCTCGGCAGAGTACTGCTCAGAAAATCAAAGACTGAGGGTACGACTGATCAGTGCCGAGGGCTTGTACCCTCTGTCTGTAGACCCCAAGATCATTAACTGCAGTGTCAGCATCTCGCTCGCGCCAGGAAAAATCCAGAAACAACGAAGCACGGTCATTCGAAAGAGCCGCAATCCAATCTtcaatgaagatttttttttcgacGGTGTCTCAGAGGAAGACATCAACGTGCGCTCGCTTCGCTTCAAACTGGTCAACAAAATGTCCACCCTTAAAAGAGACTATCTTCTGGGTAGCTGTGATCTGCCACTTAGTACCATCATCACATTagtccattga